A stretch of Arachis hypogaea cultivar Tifrunner chromosome 15, arahy.Tifrunner.gnm2.J5K5, whole genome shotgun sequence DNA encodes these proteins:
- the LOC140179243 gene encoding uncharacterized protein, with product MADFLVEVTRDPTEDTGPRWKLHVDRASNQTSRGTEIILESPTRVIYEQSIKFEFPVSNNQAEYEALLGGLILAREVGATRLEVCSDSQIIMSQVNGSYQARDLLLQKYLERVKELSKQFEEVTVQHVPRETNTRADLLSKLTSTKPGTDNCSLIQGITKEPAVALHLTKISPSWMDSITDFLQNGKLLGGEKEAKALRRETTKYMRQVITRFGIPKVVISDNGTQFTDKKFVEFLAGLGIKQKFSSVEHPQTNGQVESANKVILLGLKKRLDNKKGAWADELTSVLWSYRTTEQSATGETPFRLTYRVDAMIPVEIDEPSPRLLLKGVEEAVEKDLVDETREKAHLSEVALKQRMGLRYNTKVLKREFE from the exons ATGGCAGACTTCCTGGTGGAAGTAACGAGAGACCCAACCGAGGACACGGGcccacggtggaagctccatgttgACAGAGCCTCCAACCAGACGTCCAGGGGAACCGAGATCATCTTAGAAAGCCCAACCAGGGTCATTTATGAACAATCGATCAAGTTCGAGTTCCCAGTGTCGAACAACCAAGCGGAGTACGAAGCCCTCCTAGGCGGTTTGATTTTAGCCCGGGAAGTCGGGGCTACGAGGCTAGAAGTATGCAGTGACTCACAGATCATCATGTCGCAAGTGAATGGTAGCTACCAAGCTAGGGATTTGCTATTACAAAAGTACTTAGAGAGGGTTAAAGAACTTAGCAAACAGTTCGAGGAGGTCACGGTCCAACACGTTCCAAGGGAGAcgaacacacgggcagacctcctgtCCAAGCTAACGAGCACTAAACCTGGAACCGACAACTGCTCCCTCATCCAGGGCATCACGAAAGAGCCAGCGGTTGCCCTCCACCTGACCAAGATAAGCCCCTCTTGGATGGACTCCATCACCGATTTCCTGCAAAATGGCAAACTCCTTGGAGGTGAGAAGGAAGCCAAAGCATTAAGAAGGGAGACTACCAAATACATG AGGCAGGTGATAACTCGGTTCGGCATCCCGAAAGTCGTCATCTCAGACAACGGGACGCAGTTCACCGATAAGAAGTTTGTAGAGTTCCTCGCCGGCTTGGGCATCAAACAAAAATTCTCCTCAGTAGAGCACCCCCAGACAAACGGACAAGTCGAGTCCGCAAATAAGGTCATCTTGCTGGGCCTCAAGAAACGACTAGACAACAAGAAAGGAGCATGGGCTGATGAGCTCACCTCTGTCCTCTGGTCCTACCGTACAACCGAGCAGTCCGCCACGGGAGAAACCCCCTTCCGCCTGACATACAGGGTTGACGCAATGATACCTGTAGAGATCGACGAGCCAAGTCCACGATTACTTCTCAAGGGGGTGGAAGAAGCTGTAGAAAAGGACCTAGTGGATGAGACCAGGGAGAAGGCCCACCTGTCAGAAGTAGCACTAAAACAAAGAATGGGCCtgcgctacaacaccaaagtgctcaaGAGGGAATTTGAATAG